DNA sequence from the Lachancea thermotolerans CBS 6340 chromosome H complete sequence genome:
CTGCTCCCTGAACAACTTGAGgatgagctcaaagataCTGCTGATGTTTTGGTTTCTAAAATTGGACTTTCGAGCTGCCCAAAGCGAAACTCCTCCGTGCTTTCAGAGGCTTTGGTCACTGATAACAAAGATTGAGATTCGTCAGTaagattttgttgaaaattttcaagtaCTCCCTCTGTCTCATGGAAATCCCAAAGCCGTATCAGAGTTCGATACCACGGAGCGTCATTTTTCCACAGTAAAAAAACCTCAGAAACCATTTCGCGGAAATTGAAACCTTCATGTAAACCCTTGTGGATTGGATGCGAGTCTCTTTTCTGTTGTCTGAGGGACATACCTATCGCATAAACTATGAAGGTTTTCAATGTAAATCCTAACGATTTTATGCGTATGGTATCTTTGTTCAGATTGCAAAAGTCCTTTGTCAATAAGGAATGGATGCCTGtgaacttttcttctaACAAGACGAGAAGAGGCTCGTCGAAAGGgcgattttgaagctcattTTGCATGCAAAACATCCACAAGATATTCAGTTCAATTGCGATCAGAGATAACTCGCAGGAGGCTCTCAAGAATTTATCTGCGTTGTTCGGTACCTTTTTTTTGTAATAGCTTTTTAACTGCGCAATTGTGAATTCCAATTGTGAGGAGGATGTAAGAACACATCTCCAAACCTGTGAAAGCTTTAAGTGAAAGTTATACTCATACCAGAGCGTATGTGTATGCTCACTATTGGGAAATTCGAATTTtttaacaaaaaattgatcAAATGATGTTGGCTCAAGTAAGGCAACTGCTCCCATCCACAGATTCCTTTTAATATTTGCGTTTTCATTGGGAAGCCTACTTGCAAATAATCCCAGATTCATAGTCATGTTGCGTATAGAACTTGAGAGCGTATCGTAAAGACTATCACATAGCTTCATATCACCCGAGTAAATCTTGAGATACAATAAGCAGGACAGATTATGCTCACTGGGTAAAGTGATAATTTTAAGTTGATCAGCATAATGAAAAATGACTTCGGCAGGTACAGAAAGGGCGTTGGTTAGACATGAAATTAAAAGTGAAGACATGAGAACAAAAGGTGCATGCTCGTTGTCAAGGTTTCCTTTTAATATTACCTCCTCGAACAAACTTTCGAAGAggtctttttgaaaaaaagtgTAGTGTTGATATAATTGGGTGTAAAATAtagtttttgatttcataAATACTTCATTGTCGGGAAGTAGACGTTTAATATTCGTTCTGGGGTCAGTTTCGGTAAGATCTTGTGTTTTCAAGTTAAATTGGGTTTCGTGGAACGCGGTTTCTTGCTCAAACAAATCTGCATTTAGGCCCCTTAAAAAAGGATCCCGGGCGAACAATGCTACGTCGCTGAGGGGCGAGTAGTAGCTTCTCCAAACTCCGCCAACCTTTACCGGAGTCACAAATATATCCCAAGATATTTTGGGCTTTGAGACTTCAGAAGTGCAGCTGGCAGGAGAATTGGCGACAAGCTGAGCTCTCAGTTCtaagagctcttttttgaGAGCCACAACTGTCTCAGGTTCCTCTTTCTGCCTATAAGGATTGTAGATGCATTCTAGGCCGTGCTTAGCACATCTCGAACAGTTTGGTTTTGCTTTGTCGCATTTTAGCTTCCGTATGCGACATGCGTCGCATACGTGTAATCTTCTGTTTCTCTTTGTCTGTTTGTTGTGCATGTTAAATTGTATTTGATTGTTTCGTGGGTTTTGTAGGACAAGACATTATTGAGTGAGCAAGCGCCCGCATGGATTGGTTTATCTATGTGAACCGCATTGCGAGTAGTTCCCGGTAGCCAAAATCAGAGGTGTATGAGTTGCCATCGCTTAGGCTCGGTGAAGCTTGTCTTCCCCGCATCATGTGAAAGGGTTGTTAAGTGACACTGCTGGCCGAACATTGGCGTAAGATAGTAAATTTTCGGTCTCGTTCCTTGGGAAATTCGCATCTGGAATCTCAAGCTATTATGATAAAAGATTCCGACTTGTCGTGGGAAGTTTAGTTGTGACAAGTGTAAGACGGGGGAACTCTATTTTTTATACACCACGAAAACTTAAAAAGCATTTGTTCGGCCGAAGCacactttttcaaaggcgGGTGATCTAAGAAGAAATCACAAGAGATAAGCTATAGTTAAACAAGTATTTTGGGGCGCGGCATATTTTGGTTTATACGTGGCGGGGCAAAAAATGTTGTGGCTGTCCGAAATAGAACTTCGAACATATTATGGGGGGGGGGGAAGCGGAAATGGAGACATAGAAATATATTTCATAGTTATATATGAAAGCTCGGCCCGGCCGAGGTTGCTTGATAGATCCCTCAAATTGCTCTATACTCTGTCTCCTGAGAGGTTGAgagatcttcaaaaacagtaATGTATTTTTGTAATTGAAGTTACCTTCTCCTTCGTGTTCGATTCAACTTCATGGACCTTAAGCTATAATGTCTCAACACCCGAATTGCATATAATTCGTGATGTACTTCAGCGTTTCCAGAGAAGTTAATAATTACAGTGGGGAAGAAAGAGGCATTCGAAACTGTTCTGATCGGTCTTCGAATTACGATCTGATCTCAGTGTTCATGATTATATCCCTCGGATATTAAGATGATGAACACATTTCCCGTACTCTGCTGCGCCGGTTCACCTTACTAGTCCAAATAGTAAAGTTGCCAGGGTTCTGCATCATGCACCTTTTTAAGGTTACTGTAGACAAGTTGCGCTATCGGCTTTATTTCAAGCCTTAACAATGAAAAACATCCTTTTGATGTAGTTGTATGGAGTTTTCTGCTGAAGTTCCTGATAGTAGGCTTTCTGCTGTTCGGTGCTGCTTGAGTTTCTAACTTTTGCGGCAAGAACTCTTCTCAATTTTAACTCGCGGTATGGCATGAGACATAAAAGTCCACCAAAGAACATGCATGCGACAAATATTTGGCAATGCAGATAGGGTCGCGAGGATGATGGTGTTCTTAGATGCAGGCCGATAACTTCGGCAAATATACTGACAACGCCATTACCGAATAATCCGTATCCGATACCTGCTGCAAACTTTTGTATCCCTACGACATCTGAAACCAGAGGAACAATGTTCACAGACCCAACACCCACACCAAATCCaagcaagaagcaaaaTGGCACCAATTCGCTAAATTTTGTGATATTTAGCCAAAAAGGTAGTATGAGTATCAAGTCATACACCATAATTAGGATAGTAGCATTGCATCTGCCAACAATTTCTGATATCCAGCCCATGAATGGTCTACCTATGGCTTGCGAACCATTAAAAACGGCGAGAGCAATTGTAGCTTGCTGCGAAGTCATACCCATGGAAGTTGCAAAGTTTGACATCGAAAACAATAATATAACGTAACCAATAGAGGCAAACGAAGCCCACAGCATGCATAAATGAAGAGGTACTATTTTGAGCACAGACTTGTCAAATGTTTGTTGCataatttctttgacagaCTTCTTTGGCTGAGGAATTCTAGGTTTTCGGACGCGAATGAAGTAAAGCGAAATTatattgagaaagaaggtTGACGCTGCAAGCATTCGCATCGCCCATTTGTGATCGCCTGTTCGGTCAATCATCGCACGAACAGCAAACGAGTAAACAAGACCACCAAACCCGACCCCCATATGTCCAAAGCCGTTTGCAAgtgctctctttttgagaaaccACCCGGGAATTACTATTGTGTTTGAACCAAAAATGACTCCAAAAGAGATACCCAGAAGCACTCCATAAGTGAAATACAACATTCCAACACTTTTTACAAAGGAACTAGCCACGAAAGCTACAGCTTCCAAAGCAATGGCAAATGCGAGTGTAGGTTTGTACCCAAAGAGACTCATGGCTGCGGCCACGACCGGTAGAAGGAACAAAGTGAGACCGATCACTAGACCACCTATTATTGCAAAATCAGTCGGTGTAGCTCCTGGAAAGTAGTTCGATGATAGAAAATACGACAAGAACACACCCCAGGAGGTATTTGGTCCCCATGTTGCAAAATTCAAGAGTGATACACATGCGCAGGAAACCCAACCATAACCTCCATCCGGGGGCGGATCAAGGTACTCGTCCTTCGCGTACAGACCGTTGTCATCCTCCATATCTCTTGTGTTCTCATTGAAATCCGCATTTTCTTTATCTGACTTAGGGGAAGAGGTGGTCTGGTCTTCAATATCCTTTAATTTCTCTATATTGTTCGATACAACGTGTGCAGCAGGGCTAGATGTTAACTCCAGCGAATATCCTCTTGTAAACACGGGAGTCTGAATGCTCGATGCTTCATCGCGGTCGCCAGCATTCTTGGCACTTGCGTGTTGCCTTGAAGAGTAATTCTCAGGCATTACGTTAGAGTGTCTTTTTAAATTTAGGCACCCAAAGACAAGGCCTggggcttcttgaaagctaCTTCAATATTGTAGTGCTTATATTGCTTTATACTTTAGTAAGATTCCTCGAGAAATGAAGATTAACAGCCAAGACTTTGCAGATAGGCTTTCGATGAGGTCACCAAATACGAGGATATAGCAGTGAGTCAGCTCGAATTTTTACCGCGCTACTTTACCGATCGGTGGAACCCGGAAATGTGGACTTTCTAAGGCAGCTGCCGCAATCTGtctgagcttttgattCTGGTAACTAAAGGCCAATAGAAGAGTAGATGTTATAAGTTGTTGAGACGCTATTACAACTGTCACTTATCAACTGCTCTTTTGGAGGTGGGTCAGTAATGTACTTAGTATCGGTccaatttcaagctccaGTGAAAGCACTCTGCGGTTTGTGATATCATCACAACACACATTTTGTCAAAATGAGCTAAAATTAGGCTACTTGAAACCTGTATAAGCATCAATTCAAGAACGCTGGAactaaaatttttgtttcgTCAACTTGAAATCGGTATAGACACTAACCCAAAAACTCTGGAACTACATTTTGCATTAGTTCAATCGCTCCAACTGGTTAATTGGTGTTGaaaatcttcaagttttgtcACGAACGTGGTGAATAGCCATCCTACCCACCGCTCGCATGTCTTTTGGTAAATTTCCTTGCAAACCTTGAAATTATTATCGTTATGGTTTCTAGAGTGTTCCACTCATCACGAAGTCAAACAATATGAGCTTGCCCGCCAACCAACTCATTTTATTTCCCCTCTAATTGAAGTagttttcttctccttttgTATGTCAGACTTTCTGTTACCACCGAATCTCTTAATTTGGTTTATCGCAGTCAAGCGAGATAGCTAATGGATCTGACACATGAAGCCTCAGCCACAAGAAGGCCATTTCGGTCAAGACGCGTTCGCGTAGTGCCTCTTCATCTCTGACTTAAATTTATTCAGGATCTTGCTGCTAAGCTTCATTTCATCTCAAGAGAATATACACCGGGATTTGCCATGATTTCACCTTTTTCACCTCTTCCCACTTCGATTTTTGAgttttgtcttcttttgacACTCGTATATCTGACGCTGTGAACAGAAATCGCCAGCAAATATGTTTGCTAAAACAGTTTGTAACATGAAAGCCAAGACAATATCATCTAAATTCAAAGTCTGGGTAATTACTAGCGGGAGGAATAGGAAAAAAAGCTCCCTCAAGTTGTGTTTTTTGTCCAAAAGGTACTAAATTACTTGGAAATATCAGCATCAGATATATTCTCAGTTCGTTTTCAGAAACTCTGTTTAAACTGGAAGCATTCTAAGTTTTGTACTCCAAGTTAAGGTTGATCCATATCTTTACATATATATAAATATATATAGTAGAGTGAGGCGCTTCTTATTGAACTTCGAGGCCGCATTGGGCGGATAACTTTTAAAAGCAGCGGATTATATCCTGAGGGAAGCCACACTGTGAGGTTGACGTTAGTTATTTCCACCTATAAATCTCACTGGATACCTTCGTAAACCCTGTCAATTTTATGTTTTAACCTTATTTAATACCTTGAAAGCTGCCGTCGGCTGGAGATGCAAACTTATAAGACTTGGCTCTAAATAAATGCATATTCTAGCCGGGAGTGTTGATGCGTTGATCCCGTCTAATATTGTTGTTCTTTCTTTTCGCAATTTGACTCCGTTTGTGAATAAGATCCGTTCTCGAGGGCTGTTGCATCTTTGGGGCTGCCATTCGAGAAGCGGGGTCCCCTCACGAAGAACGTCGTTAAAACCAAACCAAAAGCCCCAGAAGCCAGTGTGAAATATGTGCACTTTTGAAACCCATCTCTGAACCTTTCGAAAGAATCTGGCCGGCTTTTTACCTGCGTAATGTTGCCCAACACTGAAACCATAACAGAAAATGTCATCTCTATTCCCAATTGTGCGAAGGTTTGCGTTACTCCTGAAGCAATTCCTTTGGCACCGCTTGGTGCATCCCCAACGACTAACTTTAATGCGTAAGGGTAAAAAATCGCCGCCCCAAATCCCACTAATATTTGGCTGCAAAACATGATTTTCCAATAGaggttttcttcaactAGATGCAACTGGATTAATATAATGCTACCACAGACCATTGATAAAAACCCTAACGCAACGCCTATGCGCGGTCTGAGCTTCAcggattttgaagcacaaatAGTATTTCCAATCACCATAGTTATAATCAACGGCACAAGTTTTACACCAGCTAAGAGTGGACTATTTTTGTCAACATATTGCGAGTATTGATCTATGATGTAAATGTTAGAATAAAGACATCCACCATTGCATAGGAAGCCTAGAGTGATTGGTATAAAATTCGTCATAAAGAGGACATCTCTCGGTATCAAAACCTGAACCTTTTCTAAATACCTGGAAGTGTCACAGCCCAACTTTTTTAGAAAGATAACTAGGTTCTGGTAGGAGCAATTCCAAGCGAAAAATCCACAAAAAAATATCATTCCAATAGTAAAAGGCACATATGCAACAGGTCTTTTCCACGACTCACCACCTTCAGTGAGGCCTACTACAATAAGCACACTGCCACTAATAAAAATAAGAGACCCCACAAAGTCAAGGGAAGCAACCTTTCCTGGCCTGTGTATGCTTCCTTCATAATCCTGCTCTGCAAATTTATGTTCTTCAATCCGGTAtgtgaagaagaaagcagCAATAGATACAAGCAACATTCCTGCAAATGAAAGGTAGAAAATGCCTTTATACCCGACGTTTGTTAGCGCAAAGGCGCCTCCTATGATAAGACCAATTCCGATGGTCGAACTAAATCCGCAGGAGACAACGGCGAAAAAGAGTTGGACGTCCTCTGGATCCGCTAGTGTGGGAATGAGTGCATAGCCACAGGGCACAAGTCCTGCAGCCGCGATACCCTGAAGAGCTCTTAAAACGGCAAAGGCGGGGAAGTTGGTAACCACTGCACACAGCAGACAGAATAGACTAAAAAAGAAACCGCTTATTGTGAACAAGACAGAGTTCCCTATTATGTCCCCAAGTCTTCCCATGAATGCAATAAGGCCAGCAAATGTTATTGCATAAGAAGTTAGTGCCCATGAAGCCGTTGTGTACTCAAGACCGTAAGTTTCTCCAAGGTCCTCGATGACAGAAATAACACCAGCAACGTTTAAGAGATCGAAGGTACAGCCTAGGAAAATTAAGGCCATATTTATGATGAGCTGATACTTTGAATTCTGACATCTACGACGTAAATTGTAAATTCCTTCACTAAGCTTAGGCGCTGCAGTTGTGTGCATATTTGCCATTGAAGCTGAATAAAGATAGGACCCACAACATCCTAGCAAACAGCTTAAGCAGATTTCAGAGTTTATTATATTTTGTTATATAGCCAAAGCCCAAAATTCCAAGTGCATTTCTCCCTTTAACGATGGTTTGCACTTCTTAATTCCAGCGGTGCATATCATCTCGGACTCTTGTCGAATCTCACGAATCCGCAGGAAAATGAGCTTCATTTTTATCTATTTTCAAGTTCGGACTGAAATTTAAATTTTTCGGACAACATTTTTCTAGAACCACAAGTCACTCACCTTCAATGGAAGTGAAGCTCATGGTGATTGATTGCCGATGAAGCGCGGCGTGGCTTATTCTGATTAATTTTTTG
Encoded proteins:
- a CDS encoding Zn(II)2Cys6 transcription factor domain-containing protein (some similarities with uniprot|P52960 Saccharomyces cerevisiae YOR363C PIP2 peroxisome induction pathway 2 (PIP2) transcriptional activator of peroxisome proliferation may form heterodimer with Oaf1 to activate oleate-inducible gene expression activator of peroxisome proliferation), encoding MHNKQTKRNRRLHVCDACRIRKLKCDKAKPNCSRCAKHGLECIYNPYRQKEEPETVVALKKELLELRAQLVANSPASCTSEVSKPKISWDIFVTPVKVGGVWRSYYSPLSDVALFARDPFLRGLNADLFEQETAFHETQFNLKTQDLTETDPRTNIKRLLPDNEVFMKSKTIFYTQLYQHYTFFQKDLFESLFEEVILKGNLDNEHAPFVLMSSLLISCLTNALSVPAEVIFHYADQLKIITLPSEHNLSCLLYLKIYSGDMKLCDSLYDTLSSSIRNMTMNLGLFASRLPNENANIKRNLWMGAVALLEPTSFDQFFVKKFEFPNSEHTHTLWYEYNFHLKLSQVWRCVLTSSSQLEFTIAQLKSYYKKKVPNNADKFLRASCELSLIAIELNILWMFCMQNELQNRPFDEPLLVLLEEKFTGIHSLLTKDFCNLNKDTIRIKSLGFTLKTFIVYAIGMSLRQQKRDSHPIHKGLHEGFNFREMVSEVFLLWKNDAPWYRTLIRLWDFHETEGVLENFQQNLTDESQSLLSVTKASESTEEFRFGQLESPILETKTSAVSLSSSSSCSGSSSAFYEASDLINFDDAIDPMLAADDSCLEIDFFSCPASQEFKLDVNTH
- a CDS encoding KLTH0H16192p (weakly similar to uniprot|P53918 Saccharomyces cerevisiae YNL125C ESBP6), producing the protein MPENYSSRQHASAKNAGDRDEASSIQTPVFTRGYSLELTSSPAAHVVSNNIEKLKDIEDQTTSSPKSDKENADFNENTRDMEDDNGLYAKDEYLDPPPDGGYGWVSCACVSLLNFATWGPNTSWGVFLSYFLSSNYFPGATPTDFAIIGGLVIGLTLFLLPVVAAAMSLFGYKPTLAFAIALEAVAFVASSFVKSVGMLYFTYGVLLGISFGVIFGSNTIVIPGWFLKKRALANGFGHMGVGFGGLVYSFAVRAMIDRTGDHKWAMRMLAASTFFLNIISLYFIRVRKPRIPQPKKSVKEIMQQTFDKSVLKIVPLHLCMLWASFASIGYVILLFSMSNFATSMGMTSQQATIALAVFNGSQAIGRPFMGWISEIVGRCNATILIMVYDLILILPFWLNITKFSELVPFCFLLGFGVGVGSVNIVPLVSDVVGIQKFAAGIGYGLFGNGVVSIFAEVIGLHLRTPSSSRPYLHCQIFVACMFFGGLLCLMPYRELKLRRVLAAKVRNSSSTEQQKAYYQELQQKTPYNYIKRMFFIVKA
- a CDS encoding KLTH0H16214p (conserved hypothetical protein), whose amino-acid sequence is MANMHTTAAPKLSEGIYNLRRRCQNSKYQLIINMALIFLGCTFDLLNVAGVISVIEDLGETYGLEYTTASWALTSYAITFAGLIAFMGRLGDIIGNSVLFTISGFFFSLFCLLCAVVTNFPAFAVLRALQGIAAAGLVPCGYALIPTLADPEDVQLFFAVVSCGFSSTIGIGLIIGGAFALTNVGYKGIFYLSFAGMLLVSIAAFFFTYRIEEHKFAEQDYEGSIHRPGKVASLDFVGSLIFISGSVLIVVGLTEGGESWKRPVAYVPFTIGMIFFCGFFAWNCSYQNLVIFLKKLGCDTSRYLEKVQVLIPRDVLFMTNFIPITLGFLCNGGCLYSNIYIIDQYSQYVDKNSPLLAGVKLVPLIITMVIGNTICASKSVKLRPRIGVALGFLSMVCGSIILIQLHLVEENLYWKIMFCSQILVGFGAAIFYPYALKLVVGDAPSGAKGIASGVTQTFAQLGIEMTFSVMVSVLGNITQVKSRPDSFERFRDGFQKCTYFTLASGAFGLVLTTFFVRGPRFSNGSPKDATALENGSYSQTESNCEKKEQQY